A single Cyprinus carpio isolate SPL01 chromosome A20, ASM1834038v1, whole genome shotgun sequence DNA region contains:
- the LOC109065396 gene encoding zona pellucida sperm-binding protein 3-like, translating to MRLVVFRCVGLLLLMVVDLSLAQWPRSKQGQDPLRFQQQQSPVLAPQQSVQDTQASTMFRPPRPAKSPAGSDARKLKEPESSQSKQLMQAPMTPLTWHFPIIPEEPQQPDVPFELCVPIALQSVAAQCGDNFVHVEVKKDFFGTGQLVNPSFLTLGGCAAVGEDSEAQVLIFEYALQTCGSSLVMNDNELVYTFNLLYTPAVLVGTPIVRANVAAVGIECHYSRLHNVSSNILLPAWVPFAATKVAEEVLVFSLRLMTDDWMFERPSNQYFLGQFLKLEASVKQYNHVPLRIFVDGCVATAAPDVNTTTTSPRYSFIENHGCLVDAKLTGSTSNFMRRVQSDKLQFQLEAFRFLQDDRGLVYVTCDLKAVMASTPTSPENKACSFSDGWTSVDDNDQVCMCCDSTCGLGRKGPVPSDSGMVSEGKATIGPIVITH from the exons ATGAGATTGGTGGTTTTTCGTTGTGTTGGATTGTTGTTGCTTATGGTAGTTGACTTGAGTTTGGCACAGTGGCCAAGATCTAAACAAGGCCAGGATCCACTAAGATTCCAACAGCAACAGTCACCAGTTTTAGCTCCTCAGCAATCTGTTCAAGATACACAGGCATCAACAATGTTTAGGCCTCCAAGACCTGCAAAGAGTCCTGCTGGGTCAGATGCACGGAAGCTTAAAGAACCTGAAAGTAgtcagtccaaacagctaatGCAGGCTCCTATGACACCTTTGACCTGGCATTTTCCAATAATACCAGAAGAACCCCAACAGCCAGATGTGCCTTTTGAGCTTTGCGTACCTATAGCTCTTCAAAGTGTTGCAGCACAATGTGGGGATAACTTTGTGCATGTGGAGGTTAAGAAGGACTTCTTTGGAACTGGTCAGCTGGTGAATCCTTCATTTCTCACTTTAGGAGGCTGTGCAGCTGTAGGGGAGGATTCAGAAGCTCAAGTTCTTATATTTGAGTATGCGCTCCAGACATGTGGCAGCTCTCTGGTG ATGAATGATAATGAGCTTGTGTACACATTCAACCTCCTCTATACTCCTGCGGTTTTAGTAGGAACTCCCATTGTAAGGGCTAATGTAGCGGCTGTTGGAATTGAGTGCCATTATTCAAG GTTGCATAATGTAAGCAGCAATATCTTGTTGCCCGCTTGGGTTCCTTTTGCTGCAACTAAAGTTGCAGAGGAAGTCCTGGTGTTCTCCTTGAGGCTCATGACTG ATGACTGGATGTTTGAGAGGCCGTCCAATCAGTACTTCCTAGGGCAATTCCTGAAGCTTGAAGCTTCTGTGAAGCAGTACAACCATGTTCCTCTGCGTATCTTTGTGGATGGTTGTGTGGCTACTGCAGCCCCTGATGTGAACACCACCACCACCTCTCCAAGATATTCCTTTATTGAAAACCATGG GTGCCTGGTCGATGCAAAGCTTACGGGCTCCACTTCCAATTTCATGCGTCGTGTTCAGAGTGACAAGCTGCAGTTTCAGTTAGAGGCTTTCAGGTTCCTGCAAGATGATCGTGGATTG GTGTACGTCACCTGTGACCTAAAGGCTGTCATGGCCTCAACCCCCACATCTCCAGAGAACAAGGCTTGCTCCTTCTCAGATGg ATGGACTTCTGTAGATGACAATGACCAGGTGTGCATGTGCTGTGACTCCACGTGTGGTCTCGGCAGGAAGGGACCAGTACCATCTGATTCAG GCATGGTATCAGAAGGGAAAGCAACCATTGGCCCCATTGTGATTACTCACTAA